In a single window of the Arthrobacter zhangbolii genome:
- a CDS encoding glutamyl-tRNA reductase, translated as MVLLSLIATHTDVDLETVARLSAGASEVPSSLVESGTAVTGSVVLATCNRLEVYCETKSDDDVEAARSAVVAEISRLSGMSEDQVSRSFATNTGESVAQHLFAVGAGLDSAVVGEREIAGQVRRALIEAQESGTVSGGLSRLFQTASRTAKDVGAMTALGKRGLSIVSVALGLATDLSEDTDWSKKSVVVFGTGAYAGATMALLKDRGCTDISVYSSSNRAESFAASRGGRPLTRKSLPDALTNADVVIGCSGSDSQVSADDVRRVRAAAGKPLIIIDLALTHDFDPAVREIDGVELITLESVRLAAPAEQAESLKQASSIVAEAARNFSKQQLSREMDSAIIALRRHTLNVLESELEKVRSQHGCSGAAEEVEFAMRRMVKQLLHVPTVRARELAASGQQEDYIRGLEALYGITVDRADTAGNATPAAPSSAAETDAEDAGRNEPRSA; from the coding sequence GTGGTTCTACTTTCCCTTATTGCTACGCACACCGACGTAGACCTGGAGACTGTCGCCCGCCTGAGTGCCGGCGCGTCCGAGGTCCCGTCTTCGCTGGTCGAATCCGGAACCGCCGTTACCGGCTCCGTGGTCCTTGCCACCTGCAACCGGCTGGAGGTGTACTGCGAAACGAAGTCCGATGACGACGTCGAGGCCGCACGTTCCGCCGTGGTCGCAGAGATCAGCCGGCTCTCCGGCATGAGTGAGGACCAGGTGTCCCGTTCCTTTGCCACCAATACCGGTGAATCCGTTGCCCAGCACCTGTTTGCCGTGGGCGCGGGCCTGGACTCCGCCGTGGTGGGCGAACGCGAAATCGCCGGCCAGGTGCGCCGGGCGCTGATTGAAGCCCAGGAATCCGGCACGGTCAGCGGCGGGTTGAGCAGATTGTTCCAAACCGCTTCCCGCACCGCGAAGGATGTTGGTGCCATGACAGCCCTCGGTAAGCGGGGGCTTTCCATTGTGTCCGTTGCCCTCGGCCTGGCTACCGACCTTTCCGAAGATACCGACTGGTCAAAGAAGTCAGTGGTGGTCTTCGGCACCGGCGCCTATGCCGGCGCCACCATGGCCCTGCTTAAGGACCGCGGCTGCACTGACATCAGCGTCTACTCCTCTTCCAACCGGGCCGAGTCCTTCGCCGCCTCCCGTGGCGGCCGGCCGCTGACGCGCAAGTCCCTTCCGGACGCGCTGACCAACGCCGACGTCGTGATCGGCTGCAGCGGCAGTGACAGCCAGGTCAGTGCCGACGATGTCCGCCGCGTCCGCGCGGCAGCCGGCAAGCCGCTGATCATCATCGACCTTGCCCTCACCCATGACTTTGATCCCGCCGTCCGCGAGATCGACGGCGTCGAACTCATTACCCTGGAATCCGTCCGGCTGGCAGCCCCCGCGGAGCAGGCCGAGTCGCTGAAGCAGGCCAGCAGCATTGTTGCCGAGGCAGCCAGGAATTTCTCCAAGCAGCAGCTCAGCCGTGAAATGGATTCCGCGATCATCGCGCTGCGCCGGCACACCCTGAACGTCCTGGAGTCCGAGCTGGAAAAGGTCCGCTCCCAGCACGGTTGCTCCGGCGCGGCCGAGGAAGTGGAGTTTGCCATGCGCCGCATGGTCAAGCAGCTGCTCCACGTGCCCACGGTCCGTGCCCGCGAGCTCGCTGCCAGCGGCCAGCAGGAGGACTACATCCGCGGACTCGAAGCCCTGTACGGCATCACCGTGGACCGTGCGGACACGGCAGGCAATGCCACACCGGCTGCTCCCTCCTCCGCCGCCGAAACGGACGCAGAGGACGCCGGCCGGAATGAACCCAGGTCCGCGTAG
- the moeB gene encoding molybdopterin-synthase adenylyltransferase MoeB — MTLASSPVPATELPALVAPGAELTREETERYSRHLIIPGFGVQAQRRLKNARVLVVGAGGLGSPTLLYLAAAGVGTLGVVDDDVVDLSNLQRQVIHGVSDVGSPKVESAARSVAELNPLVNLILHRERLDNSNVLDIFSGYDLIVDGTDNFATRYMVNDAAEILGKPYVWGSILRFDGQVSVFWGLHGPTYRDLFPQAPEPGSVPSCAEGGVLGVLCAQIGSVMVNEAIKLITGTGRTLLGRVLVFNAMEMSWREVRVRRDPAAEPVTELTDYQAFCGVAPAAAPAGPEVDVAVLQELLAERSAGQRDFELLDVREPGEYGIVNIEGARLVPRGTVLAGGFRPDPGRPVYVHCKSGGRSAEVAAYLRGEGYPEVYNVTGGILEWVRRVEPEKPLY; from the coding sequence ATGACCTTAGCAAGTTCACCGGTTCCTGCCACGGAACTACCCGCATTGGTGGCGCCGGGAGCGGAACTCACCCGTGAAGAAACCGAACGCTACTCCCGGCACCTGATCATCCCCGGGTTCGGGGTCCAGGCCCAGCGCAGGCTAAAGAACGCCCGGGTGCTGGTGGTCGGGGCCGGCGGATTGGGATCCCCGACGCTGCTGTACCTGGCGGCCGCGGGAGTAGGCACCCTCGGTGTTGTCGACGACGACGTGGTTGATCTTTCCAACCTGCAGCGCCAGGTGATCCACGGGGTCTCGGATGTGGGCAGTCCCAAGGTGGAATCCGCGGCCCGCAGCGTGGCCGAGCTGAATCCGCTGGTGAATCTCATCCTGCACCGGGAGCGGCTGGATAATTCAAACGTGCTCGATATCTTTTCCGGCTATGACCTGATTGTGGACGGCACGGATAACTTCGCCACCCGCTACATGGTCAATGACGCGGCGGAGATCCTGGGCAAGCCGTACGTGTGGGGTTCCATTCTCCGCTTTGACGGCCAGGTCAGCGTCTTCTGGGGCCTGCACGGGCCGACCTACCGTGACCTGTTTCCGCAGGCACCCGAACCCGGATCGGTGCCTTCCTGTGCCGAGGGCGGAGTGCTTGGTGTGCTCTGTGCACAGATCGGTTCCGTGATGGTCAACGAAGCCATCAAGCTGATTACCGGTACCGGCCGGACCCTGCTGGGGCGGGTGCTGGTCTTCAATGCAATGGAAATGAGCTGGCGCGAGGTAAGGGTCCGCCGCGACCCGGCCGCCGAACCGGTCACGGAGCTCACCGATTACCAGGCGTTCTGCGGGGTGGCGCCGGCGGCAGCACCGGCCGGCCCGGAGGTGGACGTGGCGGTCCTGCAGGAACTGCTCGCGGAACGCTCCGCCGGGCAGCGCGACTTCGAACTTCTGGACGTGCGCGAGCCGGGGGAATACGGGATTGTCAACATCGAAGGGGCGCGGCTGGTGCCGCGGGGCACGGTTTTGGCGGGCGGGTTCCGGCCCGATCCCGGCCGCCCCGTGTACGTGCACTGCAAATCCGGCGGCCGGTCTGCGGAAGTGGCTGCTTATCTGCGGGGCGAGGGCTACCCGGAGGTCTATAACGTCACCGGCGGGATTCTTGAATGGGTGCGCCGGGTGGAACCGGAGAAACCGCTGTACTGA
- a CDS encoding TetR/AcrR family transcriptional regulator, translating into MSNQAAGKPVRLPREERRRQLLSAAQEVFVTHGFHGAAMDEIAEAAHVSKPVLYQHFPGKRELYMALLDNHLNTLTEFLDTALKSTTDNKLRVRETMRAYFRFVAQDSQGHRMVFESDLTSDAEVSARIEEFNARFASSIAGVIAEDTKLSHLEATLLGRALAGMAQVSARYWLETDGGLDIDAASELVYRLAWRGISRFPKEI; encoded by the coding sequence GTGAGTAACCAGGCAGCCGGCAAACCGGTTCGACTCCCGCGGGAGGAACGCCGCCGGCAACTGCTGAGCGCCGCTCAGGAGGTGTTCGTAACGCACGGTTTCCACGGTGCGGCAATGGACGAGATCGCCGAGGCCGCGCATGTCAGCAAGCCCGTGCTCTACCAGCACTTCCCAGGCAAGCGGGAACTGTATATGGCGCTGCTGGATAACCACCTCAATACCCTCACCGAATTCCTGGATACGGCGCTGAAGTCCACCACGGATAACAAACTGCGCGTGCGGGAAACCATGCGGGCCTATTTCCGTTTCGTCGCCCAGGACAGCCAGGGGCACCGGATGGTCTTTGAATCCGATCTGACGTCCGATGCCGAGGTCAGCGCACGCATTGAGGAATTCAATGCCCGGTTCGCCAGCAGTATTGCCGGTGTAATCGCCGAAGACACAAAGCTCTCCCATCTGGAAGCCACCCTGCTTGGGCGTGCGCTGGCCGGCATGGCGCAGGTCAGCGCACGTTACTGGCTGGAAACCGACGGCGGATTGGACATCGATGCCGCGTCCGAGCTGGTCTACCGTTTAGCTTGGCGCGGAATCAGCCGGTTCCCCAAGGAGATCTAG
- a CDS encoding DUF3107 domain-containing protein — protein sequence MEVKIGIQNVAREIVFESGQSADEVADAVEQSLASGALLRLKDVKGRLIVVPGASIGYVEIGAEEVRRVGFGAL from the coding sequence GTGGAAGTAAAAATCGGCATTCAGAACGTAGCCCGCGAGATTGTCTTCGAGTCCGGCCAGAGCGCCGATGAAGTTGCCGACGCCGTGGAGCAGTCCCTGGCCAGCGGCGCGCTGCTGCGCCTGAAGGATGTCAAGGGCCGCCTGATCGTGGTGCCCGGAGCTTCCATCGGCTATGTGGAGATCGGCGCCGAAGAGGTCCGCCGCGTCGGTTTCGGCGCACTCTAG